One window of Corynebacterium sp. P3-F1 genomic DNA carries:
- a CDS encoding glutamate-5-semialdehyde dehydrogenase, whose translation MTDARTREREEVLAKARAAKAVAPTLATLPTPDKDALLHAAAENLVAHSEEILAANHRDIEAGREAGMDEALIDRLALSPERIDGIAGGLRQVAGLKDPVGEVLRGSVMPNGIRMKQVRVPLGVMGMVYEARPNVTVDAFGLALKSGNVALLRGSKSARQSNEALVAILQDTAEQHGLPREIVQLLPCETHDSVQDLITARGLVDVVIPRGSARLIDAVVTGATVPAIETGTGNCHFYIDRDAELNSAIDMLLNGKTRRVSVCNATETALIDATLAPADQLRIITELQRAGVRVHGDVDKLAALGAEDVIPATDADWSDEYLSMDIAVQLVDGVDGAIAHIARYSSGHTEAIASLNAYTCQKFAAEVDAAAVMVNASTAFTDGEQYGMGAEIGISTQKLHARGPMALPELTSTKWILEGTGQTRP comes from the coding sequence ATGACTGATGCGAGAACCCGGGAACGCGAAGAGGTGCTAGCCAAGGCACGGGCAGCCAAGGCAGTCGCCCCCACGTTGGCGACGCTACCGACACCGGACAAGGACGCTCTTTTGCACGCCGCCGCAGAGAACCTCGTCGCGCACTCCGAGGAGATTCTCGCCGCGAACCACCGCGATATCGAGGCCGGCCGTGAAGCGGGCATGGACGAAGCGCTGATCGACCGTCTCGCCTTGTCCCCGGAACGCATCGACGGCATCGCGGGTGGCCTACGCCAAGTTGCAGGGCTCAAGGACCCGGTGGGGGAGGTGCTGCGAGGCAGCGTCATGCCCAACGGCATCAGGATGAAGCAGGTCCGCGTGCCGCTCGGCGTCATGGGCATGGTCTACGAAGCCCGCCCCAACGTCACCGTCGACGCGTTCGGCCTCGCGCTGAAATCCGGCAACGTGGCGCTGTTGCGCGGCTCGAAGTCCGCGCGCCAGTCAAACGAGGCGCTCGTCGCCATCCTCCAGGACACCGCCGAACAGCACGGCCTGCCGCGCGAGATCGTCCAGCTCCTGCCGTGCGAGACCCACGATTCCGTCCAGGACCTCATCACCGCGCGCGGCCTCGTCGACGTGGTCATCCCGCGCGGCTCCGCGCGCCTGATCGACGCGGTGGTCACCGGTGCGACTGTCCCCGCGATCGAGACCGGCACCGGCAACTGCCACTTCTATATCGACCGCGACGCGGAGCTGAACTCCGCCATCGACATGCTGCTCAACGGAAAGACGCGGCGCGTGTCCGTGTGCAATGCGACAGAGACAGCGCTTATCGACGCCACCCTTGCCCCCGCCGACCAGCTCCGCATCATCACCGAACTGCAGCGGGCGGGGGTGCGGGTGCACGGGGATGTCGATAAGCTCGCTGCTCTTGGCGCGGAAGACGTGATTCCCGCAACGGACGCCGACTGGTCCGACGAGTACCTCTCGATGGATATCGCCGTCCAGCTTGTCGACGGCGTGGACGGCGCGATCGCGCACATCGCCCGCTACTCGTCGGGGCACACCGAAGCAATCGCCTCGTTGAACGCCTACACGTGCCAGAAATTCGCCGCGGAAGTCGACGCGGCCGCCGTGATGGTGAACGCCTCCACCGCCTTCACTGACGGGGAGCAGTACGGAATGGGCGCCGAAATCGGCATCTCCACCCAGAAGCTCCACGCGCGAGGGCCCATGGCCTTACCAGAGCTGACCAGCACGAAATGGATCCTCGAAGGAACTGGCCAGACACGCCCGTAG
- the proB gene encoding glutamate 5-kinase: protein MSLREEIASAKKIVVKLGTSSLVDDTSAVSQAKIDRIVDAIEARTDRGGDVIVVSSGAIAAGMTPLGLSVRPKDLATKQAAASVGQIHLAQAWGESFARYGRTIGQILLTQSDAGVRERARNAQRTIDRLRQMGAVPIVNENDTVATSEMRFGDNDRLSAIVATLTAADALILLSDVDGLYDRNPKEPGALFIDEVRSGKDLEGVVAGNGGVFGTGGMASKVSAARLATRGGVPVLLTSAEHIEDALGDASVGTVFHTRPESKLSAWKFWVLYAADAEGVLRLDEGAVKAVTRGGTSLLAVGITGVEGDFHAGDIVEILGPDGQAIGRGVVGYDAAELTEMLGKHTDELPANQRRSVVHADYLSNYASRL from the coding sequence ATGAGCCTGCGCGAAGAGATCGCCTCTGCGAAAAAGATCGTGGTCAAGCTGGGCACCAGCTCGCTTGTCGACGACACCTCGGCCGTCTCCCAGGCCAAAATCGACCGCATTGTCGACGCCATCGAGGCCCGCACCGACCGCGGGGGCGATGTCATTGTCGTCTCCTCCGGCGCGATCGCGGCCGGCATGACTCCGCTGGGCCTGTCGGTCCGGCCGAAGGACTTGGCTACGAAGCAGGCTGCCGCATCCGTGGGGCAGATCCACCTGGCGCAGGCATGGGGCGAATCCTTCGCCCGCTACGGCCGCACCATCGGGCAGATCCTGTTGACACAGTCGGACGCTGGGGTGCGCGAACGCGCCCGCAACGCCCAGCGCACCATCGACCGCCTGCGGCAAATGGGGGCGGTGCCGATCGTGAACGAGAACGACACGGTGGCCACCTCCGAGATGCGTTTCGGGGACAACGACCGGCTCTCGGCGATCGTGGCCACGCTAACGGCGGCCGACGCTCTGATCCTCCTCTCCGATGTCGATGGTCTTTACGACCGCAACCCCAAAGAACCGGGCGCGCTGTTTATTGACGAGGTGCGCAGCGGAAAAGACCTGGAGGGGGTCGTGGCCGGCAACGGCGGCGTCTTTGGCACGGGAGGTATGGCTTCGAAAGTCTCTGCGGCGCGCCTGGCCACCCGCGGCGGAGTGCCGGTCCTGCTGACTTCTGCCGAGCACATTGAGGATGCGCTCGGCGACGCATCTGTCGGCACCGTCTTCCACACCCGCCCCGAGTCGAAGCTCTCTGCCTGGAAGTTCTGGGTCCTCTACGCCGCCGACGCGGAAGGGGTGCTGCGCCTCGACGAAGGTGCCGTGAAAGCCGTGACCCGCGGTGGAACATCCCTGCTCGCCGTGGGTATCACCGGGGTGGAGGGCGATTTCCACGCCGGCGACATCGTGGAGATCCTCGGGCCCGACGGCCAGGCCATCGGCCGTGGAGTGGTCGGCTACGACGCCGCAGAACTCACCGAGATGTTGGGCAAGCACACCGACGAACTTCCCGCGAACCAGCGCCGTTCGGTGGTGCACGCGGACTACCTGTCCAATTACGCTTCGCGCCTGTAG
- the obgE gene encoding GTPase ObgE translates to MAQFVDQAVLHLQAGDGGHGCVSVHREKFKPLGGPDGGNGGHGGDIILEVSTQVHTLLDFQYRPHVKAKRGGNGEGDHRNGARGEDLVLPVPVGTVVRDADGNILADMVAPGTRFIAAEGGYGGLGNAALATAKRKAPGFALKGEPGQAHDLILELKSMADVGLVGFPSAGKSSLISVLSAAKPKIADYPFTTLQPNLGVVDVGNDTFTIADVPGLIPGASQGKGLGLDFLRHIERTAVLAHVVDTATLEPGRDPQADIEALEAELDSYADLLSAEDGDSGLGDLRQRPRIIVLNKVDIPEAKELAEFVRDDLTAAFGWPIYMVSTATREGLDELKWALWEIVQTGRQSQPKVKAEAAQRTVIRPKAVDRSDDIVVVRDPLYPEGWLVTGEKAERWIRQTDFENDEAVGYLSDRLNKAGVEDQLRKIGANEGDTVTIGEISFDWEPSIGGDPTMAGRGRDARLGGTDRMSAAERKRASQARRGLIDEYDYGDDLLDRQEADRERWQG, encoded by the coding sequence ATGGCACAGTTCGTTGACCAAGCAGTGCTGCACCTGCAAGCCGGCGACGGCGGCCACGGGTGTGTGTCCGTTCACCGCGAGAAGTTCAAACCTCTGGGCGGCCCGGACGGCGGCAACGGCGGGCACGGCGGCGACATCATTCTCGAGGTGTCCACCCAGGTGCACACGCTGCTCGACTTCCAGTACCGCCCGCACGTGAAAGCGAAGCGCGGCGGTAACGGCGAGGGCGACCACCGCAACGGTGCTCGCGGCGAGGATCTTGTGCTGCCTGTCCCGGTGGGGACGGTTGTGCGTGACGCGGACGGCAATATTCTGGCTGACATGGTCGCTCCCGGCACCCGGTTCATTGCGGCCGAGGGTGGGTACGGCGGTTTGGGCAACGCGGCGTTGGCAACGGCGAAACGCAAGGCTCCGGGGTTCGCCTTGAAAGGGGAGCCGGGGCAGGCGCACGACCTGATTCTGGAGCTGAAATCCATGGCGGATGTGGGCCTTGTCGGTTTCCCGTCCGCCGGCAAGTCCTCGCTGATCTCGGTCCTCTCGGCGGCAAAGCCGAAGATCGCGGACTACCCTTTCACCACGCTGCAGCCAAACCTCGGTGTGGTCGACGTCGGCAACGACACGTTCACCATCGCTGACGTGCCCGGCCTCATTCCGGGCGCGAGCCAGGGCAAGGGACTGGGACTCGATTTCTTGCGCCACATCGAGCGCACGGCGGTGCTCGCTCACGTGGTGGACACTGCGACACTGGAGCCAGGCCGCGACCCGCAGGCCGACATCGAGGCACTCGAGGCGGAGCTGGATTCCTACGCCGATCTTCTCTCGGCCGAGGACGGTGACTCCGGTCTCGGAGACTTGCGCCAACGCCCGCGCATCATCGTTTTGAACAAGGTGGATATCCCGGAGGCGAAGGAGCTCGCGGAGTTCGTGCGCGATGATCTCACTGCGGCGTTCGGGTGGCCGATCTACATGGTTTCCACCGCCACGCGCGAGGGCCTCGACGAACTGAAGTGGGCGCTGTGGGAGATCGTGCAAACCGGCCGCCAGTCTCAGCCGAAGGTCAAAGCGGAGGCTGCCCAGCGGACGGTCATCCGGCCGAAGGCAGTCGATCGCAGCGACGACATTGTCGTGGTGCGCGATCCGCTGTACCCGGAGGGTTGGCTTGTCACCGGTGAGAAGGCGGAGCGCTGGATCCGCCAGACCGACTTCGAGAACGACGAGGCAGTGGGTTACCTGTCGGACCGCCTGAATAAGGCTGGAGTGGAGGACCAGCTGCGTAAGATCGGCGCGAACGAGGGCGACACGGTCACCATCGGCGAGATCTCCTTCGACTGGGAGCCGTCGATCGGCGGCGATCCGACGATGGCGGGCCGCGGCCGGGACGCGCGCCTGGGCGGCACGGACCGCATGTCCGCGGCAGAGCGCAAGCGCGCCTCGCAAGCCCGACGCGGTCTCATCGACGAATACGATTACGGCGACGACCTCCTCGACAGGCAGGAGGCCGACCGGGAGAGGTGGCAAGGTTAA
- the rpmA gene encoding 50S ribosomal protein L27 yields MAHKKGASSSSNGRDSESKRLGVKRFGGQQVKAGEILVRQRGTKFHPGDNVGRGGDDTLFALAAGSVQFGIKKKRRIVNIVPADAEGVSSEVLEAANDAGLVDDAVVEEKSATA; encoded by the coding sequence ATGGCACACAAGAAGGGCGCATCGAGCTCCTCGAACGGCCGCGACTCCGAGTCCAAGCGCCTCGGCGTGAAGCGCTTCGGCGGCCAGCAGGTCAAGGCAGGCGAGATCCTCGTCCGTCAGCGCGGCACCAAGTTCCACCCGGGCGACAACGTCGGCCGCGGCGGCGATGACACCCTGTTCGCGCTCGCTGCAGGTTCCGTGCAGTTCGGCATTAAGAAGAAGCGTCGCATCGTCAACATCGTCCCGGCGGACGCAGAGGGCGTGTCCTCTGAGGTCCTCGAGGCCGCGAACGACGCTGGCTTGGTCGACGACGCTGTCGTCGAGGAGAAGTCCGCAACCGCGTAA
- the rplU gene encoding 50S ribosomal protein L21 translates to MYAIVKTGGKQYKVAEGDLVRVEKIEGEAGDSVALTPVLLVDGANVTSKSEDLAKVNVSAEIVEHGKGKKVDILKYKNKTGYKVRQGHRQPNTTLKITGIK, encoded by the coding sequence ATGTACGCGATCGTCAAGACCGGCGGCAAGCAGTACAAGGTTGCCGAAGGCGACCTCGTTCGGGTCGAGAAGATCGAGGGTGAAGCTGGCGATTCTGTGGCGCTCACCCCGGTTCTCCTCGTCGACGGCGCAAACGTCACCTCCAAGTCCGAGGATCTGGCCAAGGTCAACGTCTCCGCTGAGATTGTTGAGCACGGCAAGGGCAAGAAGGTCGACATCCTCAAGTACAAGAACAAGACCGGTTACAAGGTGCGTCAGGGCCACCGTCAGCCCAACACCACCCTGAAGATCACCGGTATCAAGTAA